In Synechococcus sp. PCC 6312, one genomic interval encodes:
- a CDS encoding DUF2442 domain-containing protein yields MICPKITSAKIIENYTLLVTFSNHQTRKYNCEKLTENPAFLPLKQYSFFKNFQIDPSGSGIVWNDEIDISEYEIWTNGIQESALDQLSTSVNPDHD; encoded by the coding sequence ATGATTTGTCCTAAAATTACGTCAGCTAAAATCATTGAAAACTACACTCTATTAGTAACCTTCTCCAATCATCAAACCAGAAAATATAACTGTGAAAAGCTAACAGAAAATCCAGCTTTTTTACCACTTAAACAATATTCATTCTTTAAGAACTTTCAAATAGATCCATCGGGCAGCGGTATTGTTTGGAATGATGAGATTGATATTAGCGAATATGAAATTTGGACTAATGGCATTCAAGAGTCTGCTTTAGATCAACTTTCGACATCAGTGAATCCTGACCATGATTGA
- a CDS encoding nucleotidyltransferase substrate binding protein — MIDPIPRWAYRFDNYHRALILLEEAINLDRPLSQLEKEGLIQRFEYTMELAWKTLKDYLESEGLVLEPITPRTIIRSAFEARIIHQGDTWQQALDARNRMAHTYNLATFERVLTEIRDHYFTAFKELDEFLAPRRLEIDPP; from the coding sequence ATGATTGATCCCATCCCCCGTTGGGCTTACCGTTTCGATAACTACCACCGCGCCCTCATCCTCTTAGAAGAAGCCATTAACCTCGACCGTCCCCTAAGCCAACTGGAAAAAGAAGGCCTAATTCAACGGTTTGAATACACAATGGAACTGGCCTGGAAAACCCTAAAAGACTACCTCGAAAGCGAAGGCCTGGTGCTAGAGCCAATCACCCCCCGTACCATCATCCGTAGTGCCTTTGAAGCCCGCATCATTCATCAAGGTGACACATGGCAACAGGCCCTCGATGCCCGGAACCGCATGGCCCACACCTATAACCTGGCAACCTTTGAGCGAGTCCTGACCGAGATCCGAGACCACTACTTCACCGCCTTCAAAGAACTCGATGAATTTTTAGCACCCCGCCGCCTAGAAATAGACCCACCATGA
- a CDS encoding nucleotidyltransferase family protein has protein sequence MSDTGTDCFGLSDSNRAIIQGILAPFSARLEVVAVFGSRAQGQYRPNSDLDLALYGNITETDCDRLWTLFQDSPLPFSVDIIPYNRINHPPLRHHIDLVARPLLRHNPDQGFIYVNENKSLKH, from the coding sequence ATGAGCGACACCGGAACTGATTGCTTTGGCCTGAGCGACTCGAATCGGGCCATCATTCAAGGGATATTAGCCCCATTTTCAGCGCGCCTAGAGGTTGTTGCCGTCTTTGGTTCCCGCGCCCAAGGTCAGTATCGGCCCAACTCAGATTTAGATTTAGCTCTGTATGGCAACATTACGGAAACAGACTGTGATCGACTTTGGACATTGTTTCAGGATAGCCCTCTCCCCTTTTCTGTCGATATTATTCCCTACAACAGGATCAATCACCCGCCCTTACGCCACCACATTGATCTAGTTGCCCGGCCATTGTTGCGCCATAATCCTGATCAGGGTTTTATATATGTTAATGAGAATAAATCACTAAAACACTGA